TCAATTGTATCGAATGCTTTTTTTCAAATCGATAAATACACCCAGTGCATATGTCTTGTTATCTATAGAACTGGTAATGTCTTCAATTAACTCCATTAATGCCATGGATGGCGATCTGTTtgacctgaatccatattgactatcaactagcaattcgtgcttctcgataaagttatctaatctacttacatacagtttttctaatatttttgtgaactgagagagtaacgacaccggcctataatttgtaaattgatttctgtctccagctttgtatagtgggatgactttggcagttttcattttacatggaaatacaccagttttgaaagataaattgcaaatataagttaagggttttacaattacaccaatgacTACCTTGATTAAAGCCATATCAATGTCATTCCAGTCTGTAGACCTTTTATTCTTACAATTACTATCAATGTCAGTAATCTCCTTTTCATCAGCTGCTTTCAAAAACATTGTGTTTGGGTTGCTGTCTAACAAATCCACAACCTTCTCCTCTCCTTCTTCTGACTGTGGATTATCGATTTCTTCTGCCAGTTTTGGTCCCACACTTACAAAAAATGCGTTAAACCCATTAACCACATCATTCATATCGTTTACAGTTGTATCATTGTCTTTAAAATACTGAGGGTAGTTTATATTCATTGATCCATTCCTGATAATATTATTTAACACATTCCATATGCCCTTGATACTATTTTTTATTAtcgtttaatattttattataataatctttcttacatatcctcataataCTAGTCAATTTGTTTTTGTATCTTTTGTATTTACTTTCTGTTTCTATAGTTCTGAATTTTATGAATTCTTTATACAAGATATTATTTTTTGTGCATGCATTTTGTAGTCCTTTTGTCATCCATGGCCTATCTATATATTTTTGCTTCTTGTTGTGTTGTTTCAAAGGACAGTGTTCATCATATAATGATTTAAATATTATCAGGAATGTTTCATACGCTTTGTTGGTATCAGCCTCTTTAAACACTTGTTTCCAATTTTGGGTCAGTAATACATTTCTAAATTTATTTATAGATTCTTCTGTTCTTACTCTCCTGTATCTAATCTTATTAACATCCTTACACTTAACATAATTACAAACAAACATTACAAAAACCGGAAGATGGTCACTGATGTCATTTAGTAGTAACCCACTCTTTATGCTGTTGTCCATACTGTTTGTAAATATGTTGTCTATTAGAGTTGCACAGTGCGATGTTATTCTACTTGGTTTGGTGATAAgtggaaaaaaactcatactgAACAATACATCGATAAATTCATCAGCCTGTTTGTGCTTGTTGGGATTTAAGAGATTTAAATTAAAATCCCCACAAATGAACACAACTCTGTGATCTTTCTTGGCAAACAATCTTTCCATACTATTCTTGAATATTTCAATAATGGAACCAGGTGCTCTGTATACACAACTTACaattacatttttctttttttccaggTAGATTTCGACAGTAATAATCTCCATCACATCATCAATATTAGTTGTCATATTTTCCACTATTTTATAATTTAATCTTTTATCTACATACAAAGCCACCCCTCctccttttttatttttcctATATATGTAATTCAGTTCATATCCATTTAACTCAAAATCCACACCCTTTTCAGTACTAAGCCAGGTCTCAGATATggctatcacattgaatggtttgtttagatGACTTAAGTAATCTTTGATGTTGTaaaattttacatataaacttctgCTATTGAAATGAATTATTGACATTTCATGATCTGATTTTGTGTTCATATTGAATTGATCTTCAGAGTAATAACAGCAGTTATTGTTTATATTGTTAAGAAAATTATTTTCAGGGTCAATATCTTGTTCAAAATCATGCATATTATGATCAGTGAATTTAAATGATTTAAAGTTCCAACCATCACAGTCATCATTGTCCCTTTCATTTCCAGCTGTTGTCAAGTTTAAACAGTCAAACTTTTCACAAGAGTCCATGGTCATAATAGGTCAAGTCAATCACACTGATAGACACAgtcactgtctttccgctgactggattgtgcgcaaaaatgcttttcactgtacctcgatacacgtgacaataatcaaaactcacctgaacaaaactgaactattTCGTCCTATGTATATTATTGCAAAATATGTGAAGGGGACCCAGATTAATAGTTGAAAGGTGGAGGAATTGAGGTGTAAAGGGAACTCACACGGaacagaaataggtgcaagtttagatcagtcaatagacaacagacaatagacaataggtgcaggagtaggccattcggcccttcaagccagcaccgccattcaatgtgatcatggctgatcatccacaataagtacaccgttcctgccttctctcgataccccctgatccctttagccacaagggccacatctaactccctcttaaatatagccattgaactggcctcaactaccttctgtggcagagaattccacagattcaccactctctgtgtaaaaaatgattttctcaactcggtcctaaaagacttccctcttatccttaaactgtgaccccttgttctggacttccccaacatcgggaattatcttcctgcatctagcctgcccaaccccttaagaattgtgtaagtttctataagatcccccctctgaTCTTACATCAGAGCTAGGCCATGCCGGGTTAATGTCAGGGTCCTTCAGCATAGGAAGGCCAGTGGAAATCGAGCCGACTTTCACCGAGAAGATGAATGTATTCCACGCAGTAACAGACTATTCGCTTTCCTACTTTTTATGCAGCGATCGCGCATCCGTCACCTCAAAACACAATATTCTCTCCAGGTCCCCTATTTTATTGGAGACATTATTTTACCGGCAGTTGTTCAGTTGATATTTAACCACCGCTTCACAATCTACTCAGAGATAACTTAATACATTCCCATTTCATTTCTGCCCTTCCTTAGACTGCGCGGCGCTCGGCCGCCCGGTTCCCGTAATGttcgttagtccttgctgtctcctccccttcctcagccctcgggctgtctccaccCATccgccagccctcgggctcctcctcctccccctcctcctttttccttccttttccccgccaaccccgatcagtctgaagaaaggtttcggcccgtaacgttacctatttccttcgctccatagatgctgctgcacccgctgagtttatccagcatttttgtctacctcccgtaATATTCGGACTCTTGAACGAGTTACCAGCCGCTTGCTGCTGTGAAATCATTGGGAGATTGCCAGAGGCTCACTCGCAGCAAAACAACATTATCCAACACAGTCTTTAAGAAAgtcccgcagatgctggaaaaaaatcgaaggtagacaaaaatgctggagaaactcagcaggtgaggcagcatctatggagtgaaggaataggcgacgttcacggataatcagtatgaagaagggtctcgagccgaaacgtcagctattcattctctccatgcagcttcacccactgagtttctccagcatttttgtctacctcctattaTTCAACACAGAATCAATTCCCCGCGCACTGGAGCGTGCGGCGCAGTAGACAACTGCGGTTCTGTGCGGGTTGGAAGCTTCCTCAAGGGGGACGGATTTTGAAGCAGGAAGTGGTCGGAGTTAAAATGGCTTCGAAACACCAGATCCAGAGCATAACCGAAGACGCGATTTGTCCAatttgcctggatttcttcaccaatCCGGTTACACTGGActgcgggcacaacttctgccgttcctgtatcacacagagttgtgacaaggagagaagaaactattgcccggaatgtagagaggagtttacagaccgcaccctcaaggtgaatcgggccttggcgagtctgtctgagaaagctcgagcaCTGAGCCTGAACACGGAAGGGAAagaacttcagtgcgaggaacatcaggaagaactgaagctgttttgtgaaacagacaagaaactgatctgcctgatctgccgagatGCGCGGGAACACAACTCTCACCGTTTCCTGCCGATTAAAGAAGCCGTTGAAAgctacaaggtaaaaacaaacagAATTTCATTATCAGAATTTCCTTTCTGCATTTTGCGGACCGCGCTCCCTTGGCGATTGTTCGGTTCACACAGACTCCCACCCAAAACCAGCCCTTTGCCCAGTTACTTGCCCCAGTCCCAGTCACCGCTGGAGATGAAACACCTGTCCCCTATACCTTCGCCCTTACAGGGACTCCAGCAATCATTCCAGGTGAGACAGCCTTGATTCGcttcctaacccactgagttctccagcagtttgtatctatTTGTAAATCTTTCATGTGCAGTTCCGTGTCTACAGTTCATTGGTTCTGTCTGGTCTAATTCCTTTActcactgaatctgaatctcaatcCACAGGAGCAGATTAAAACATCCTTAGAGACGGTCACAAAAAATAAATCAGCGGTGGagcaaatggagcagcaacagaaacagaagatttctggagttcggGTAAGGTTTCCAGTTTCCCTTCTCTGATCTTGTGCTATTGTCTTAGATTCCAGGCTCGATATTATTGATCTTCATCTTTCATTTGACAGGAACAGTCACAGAACGTGTTGACCCACATCACATCGGTATTTGCTGAACTGAGCCAGATTCTCAATGAGAAAGAGCGGCTCTTTCACAAGGAACTCCGGGAAGAAGAGGAGAGAGTTCTAAACCCAATGGAAAATAATctacaagagattcaagagaagtTAAACTCTATTCAAGAGCAACTCCTAAAGCTGCAGGAGCGGATGAATCAAACGGACAGTTTGATATTTCTGAAGGTAAGGAGTTACATATTCACTTTGATTCAGTGTCAGGACACAATCACAAAATAGTGGATAAGTGTGCGATAAATGCAGAATTCCCCAATAATTCAGGGCTGATTGAAACCAATCAGTTGGAAGGGAAGacgaacacctcatattttgagcAACCTACAACCCAACAACATGTACATTGTATTCTCCTGTTActttacactgacaatgacaattaaagttgaatctgaatctgaatctgaatcttacagGTAAACCTTATCCCTTCCAGATCTCCCTGTTCATCCATTTGTCCCCCACAGGTATTTCTTTTCATCCCCAATCCCCGTCACCATGTTGCTTCCCCTTCTCCAACCGCTGATCCCAACCCATCCTACTTGGCACCCACCACATTCTCTCTGTTCTGATTCCAATTCTGTTGCAAGTTTTCTCTCCTTCGCCATCAGCAGCGCCATCAATCAGTctgtcatcatagaaacatagaaaataggtgcagaagtaggccattcggcccttcgagcctgcaccgccattcaatatgatcatggctgatcatccaactcagtatcctgtacctgccttctctccataccccctgatccctttagccacaagggccgcatctaactccctcttaaatataaccaatgaactgtgtggcctcaactaccttctgtggcagagaattccagagattcaccactcactactCACCAGTCATCCCCGCCCAAATTCGCGTATCTCTTGCCATTTATTGCCCCAGTTCCTCCCCTTCGCCTCTATTTACCAGCACTCTCCCATCTGTTCCATAAGATGGAAAGAGGCTCCTGTCCAGACGCGTCATGTGTACATTTCCCTCCTCAGATCCTGGCTGGCCTGATCACCATTCCACTCTAtgcagcatcttgtgtctccaaataaaTGGTATATTTTATCCGGTGTCATATTACTGCCTTACTCCCATTAACACACACCATTCCATGGCAGGACTGGCTGCATCTTTATCGGGAAGAGTAGTTGTACTTATCACATTGAGCAGTGTCATAATTTCCATGTGGTTCAAGCCAGATCCTCTCTATGTCTGACATGAACATCTGGTCACAAGTTGGCAACATGATGCCTGTGGAGACAAATACGATATGGGTCCCCTCTTGCTGACCTACAAGAGGAACCAGGGGGTGTTTGAagtggcaatttttttttttttttttaacctttatttaaccaggataagtctcattgagattaaaaatctcttttacaagagagtcctggccaagacaggcagcagcacagttccacagttacagacaataatttaaaaacaacagagaacatataaatagagtcacagtcagaacttcatcaaacaaagcatgtacagacagaagagcccgcttcaacatcattaagaagggatttaaatctgtttatagaaaccagctccttaagtttcagtttatACTGCAGTTGGTTCCATGCGaacggagcagcataactaaatgcccttttccccagttcagtacggactttaggtacagttagtaagaacaaatcctcagagcggagctgataagttcctgtgctttttcgaattacatacttctgcaggtatgaaggaagaacaccgaggatagtcttataaataaggatatgccaatgatggagtctgcgggtggacagggcaaaccatccaacttgagcatacaaagtgcagtggtgcgtgagggttttaaaattagtaacaaatctcagtgctccgtggtagaccgtgtccaaagactgtaggcattttgaagatgcattcatatataaaacatcaccatagtccaacacagacataaacgttgcagcaacaagtctttttttggcttcaaaagaaaaacaagacttgtttctaaagtaaaaacctaattttatctttagtttgtaGGATCGTTGGCGAATAGGATAGAAGAACATTCCGTTCTTTATTGGCGTATGAAGTATAAGATGTGATTTGACCTCTTAAGTAGGCTTTTAAAGTTTCCCATATTAAACAGCGGGATACGGACTCAGTTTTATTAATTTCGAGGAATGTGTCTATGTTAGCTGATACAAAACTGCAACATTTTTCATTGGAAAGCAAAAGGGGGTTGAGTTTCTAAAGAGGTCGTTCTTTAATATTTAAAGGAAAGCCTAGATCCAGTATCACAGGTGAGTGATCTGATATTACTATAGCAGTATATTCAATTTTCTTAACCCTAGGAATGAAGGGGCTGTTTATAAAAAAATAGTATATTCTGTAAAAAGAATGGTgaacatgagaaaaaaaaaagagaattgtctAGCAGTTGGGTTAAGAAATCTCCAGCGGTCCACATaaccattttgttgcataaaCAGTGAGAAGGTCTTTGCCATACCAGCAGGTGTCCCCTTAGAACTACACCTATCAAGCAGTGGATTAATAGcacatgtacacaaaaatgctggagaaactcagcgggtgcgtgtTCAGATCGGGTATTAACGACAGAACCTTATTTGCAAAGTGAAAATCATCCCAATAAGGGGCATAAACATTCACTAAAACGACAGGTTTTTGAAAAAGACACCCGGAAACTATAATAAACCGGCCATTAGGGTCACTGACTACGTCAGACGGTGTAAACTGTATTCTTTCGTTGATTAATATTGCCACACCCCTGGACCTACTATTAAATCTGGAGTGAAAAATCTGACTAACCCACGTTTTACGCAGTCTATTATGATCTAGCCATCTTAAGTGAGTCTCTTGTAAAAGTAGTatatctgtttttgttgttttaggtgagaaaaaactttagcTCTTTTAACCGGACCATTAAGCCCCTTTACATTCCAAGATATAAACCTAACAGGATTGCCTCCATCAATATCACCATTAGCCATATTTCGAAATATGATTCAAAAAATACATACAGCGTCTGCCATCCAAAACCACGCGAAGGCTGCATGTGAGAACCcacaatgggggggaggggggggggggggggggaagagaagagaaaaaaaagcaacaacaaaaaagagtCGAGTGCATTTGTTACAATCAAAGAATGAGCTGCCATTACCCCAAAACCTTTCCCTGGAACGCAAGAAGGAAATGGAAACCCTGTTAAAATCCATCTTGACCCTGGATAGGCAATATTCTGAAGCACCCACCACCCAATTATACAAAAGCCGTGCTGATTTACAAACGAAATTCAATCTTTTATCTACTAATCAAACAGAACAACTAATTCTCCGGACTCGTGGTCTTTATTATGAATATGGTGATAAGGCGAGCCGGCTTATGGCTCACCAACTGAAGCGTCAATCCGCGTCACGGCTTATTCCTCAGataagagacatagaaacatagaaattagatgcaggagtagaggccattcggcccttcgagcctgcaccgccattcaatgtgatcatggctgatcatccaactcagtatcccgtacctgccttctctccataccctctgatccccttagccacaagggctacatctaactcattcttaaatatagccaatgaactggcctcaactatcctctgtggcagagagttccagagattcaccactctctatgtgaaaaatgattttctcatcgcggttttaaaggatttcccccttatccgtaagctgtgaccccttgtcctggacttccccaacatcggaaacaatcttcctgcatctagcctgcccaaccccttaagaattttgtaagtttctataagatcccctctcaatctcctaaattctagagagtataaaccaagtctatccagtctttcttcataagacagtcctgacatcccaggaatcagactggtgaaccttctctgcactccctctatggcaataatgtccttcctctgatttggagaccaaaactgtacgcaatattccaggtgtggtcccaccaagaccctgtacaactgcagtagaacctccctgctcctatactcaaatccttttgctatgaaagctaacataccattcgcttttttcactgcctgctgcacctgcatgcctactttcaatgactggtgtaccatgacacccaggtctcgctgcatctccccttttcctaatcggccaccatttagataat
The Amblyraja radiata isolate CabotCenter1 unplaced genomic scaffold, sAmbRad1.1.pri scaffold_632_ctg1, whole genome shotgun sequence genome window above contains:
- the LOC116970199 gene encoding nuclear factor 7, brain-like, encoding MASKHQIQSITEDAICPICLDFFTNPVTLDCGHNFCRSCITQSCDKERRNYCPECREEFTDRTLKVNRALASLSEKARALSLNTEGKELQCEEHQEELKLFCETDKKLICLICRDAREHNSHRFLPIKEAVESYKEQIKTSLETVTKNKSAVEQMEQQQKQKISGVREQSQNVLTHITSVFAELSQILNEKERLFHKELREEEERVLNPMENNLQEIQEKLNSIQEQLLKLQERMNQTDSLIFLKEETRQKRRVGDEEQTLSVADGALAIGKFDHPFLLNTVFSKVTGGIKRVSVTLDVETAHPELEVSEDRKR